From Dermochelys coriacea isolate rDerCor1 chromosome 23, rDerCor1.pri.v4, whole genome shotgun sequence, one genomic window encodes:
- the LIG1 gene encoding DNA ligase 1 isoform X1 — MMQRPITSFFQPMKAVKEEEKIRLPAEEDSANQVLEAAVMQRNGLSLCVDSPVKSAAKRPLRRVLESDSDEEEAVLTAQAEVDPIQEKNSEKASSKEEPMQTPQSDLSADSPSPSSSHSAGDSPALSDSPAVGRAGIPRRRTARKQIPKRKIELPTSREKNRDEEPSAKRCREEQGPGDEVGRGAKEEVAMEMQEVKGQHSEIELAEVNGTLEEGAVNKGEEDYAKGGAREKPVPPKPSRAISSFFAPKKVPVARAGKADELAAVEIPPAPTGSATASSNGSDGTAGSFSKPVVPLDPVEYNPSKSSYHPIQDACWGHGQRVPYLAVARTFERIEEVSARLKNIETLSNLFRSVIALSPSDILPCIYLCLNRLGPAYKGLELGIGETILMKAVAQATGRQLDQIKAEAQEKGDLGLVAESSRSNQRTMFTPPKLSAAGVFSKLQEIARMTGSASMNKKIDIIKGLFVACRHSEARYITRSLGGKLRIGLAEQSALSAIAHAVSLTPPGQGFPPEVLDAGQGKSAEARKAWLEEQTQILKQTFCELPSYDIIVPILLEHGVESLPQHCKITPGIPLKPMLAQPTKGIGEVLKRFEEAAFTCEYKYDGERAQIHILENGDVHIYSRNQEDNTSKYPDIISRIPKVKKGSVRSCILDAEAVAWDPEKRQIQPFQVLTTRKRKDVEAAEIKVQVCLYAFDILYLNGESLVKEPFSRRRLLLHNSFVETEGEFLFATSMDASSLDEISEFLDQSIKDSCEGLMVKSLEVDATYEIAKRSHKWLKLKKDYLEGVGDTLDLVVIGAYLGKGKRVGMYGGFLLACYDEESEEYQSICKIGTGFTEEILEKHYSFLKDHVLEKPRPYYRWDSSTEPNHWLAAVQVWEVKCADLSISPVHKAAIGLVDEEKGISLRFPRFLRVRDDKKPEEATTSSQVAELYKQQQQIQNQQPAEKVEEEDFY, encoded by the exons ATGATGCAGCGCCCCATCAC GTCATTTTTCCAGCCCATGAAGGcagtgaaggaggaggagaagatcaGACTGCCTGCAGAAGAGGACTCAGCCAACCA GGTGTTGGAGGCGGCTGTGATGCAGAGAAATGGCCTAAGCCTCTGTGTGGACTCCCCAGTGAAATCCGCTGCCAAGAGGCCCCTGCGCCGAGTCTTGGAGAGCGACAGTGACGAGGAGGAGGCTGTGCTGACAGCCCAAGCAGAGGTGGATCCCATACAGGAAAAAAACTCGGAGAAAGCCAGCAGCAAGGAG GAGCCTATGCAAACTCCTCAGTCTGATCTCTCTGCGGATAGCCCCTCGCCAAGCAGCAGTCACTCTGCTGGAGACAGCCCGGCCCTTTCTGACTCCCCTGCCGTCGGCCGTGCTGGCATCCCCAGACGCAGGACGG CTCGCAAGCAGATCCCCAAACGCAAAATAGAGCTGCCAACTAGCAGGGAGAAGAACAGGGATGAGGAGCCAAGTGCCAAGAGATGCCGGGAAGAGCAAG GCCCAGGAGATGAGGTAGGCAGGGGAGCAAAGGAAGAAGTAGCCATGGAAATGCAAGAGGTGAAAGGTCAGCATTCGGAGATAGAACTGGCTGAAGTTAATGGCACTTTGGAGGAGGGGGCTGTGAACAAGGGAGAAGAGGACTATGCTAAAGGGGGAGCCCGGGAGAAGCCTGTGCCACCCAAGCCCAGCAGAGCCATCTCCAGCTTCTTTG CCCCCAAGAAGGTGCCAGTGgcaagggcagggaaagcagatgAACTTGCAGCAGTGGAGATACCACCTGCCCCAACTGGCTCAGCCACTGCGAGCAGCAATGGGAGTGATGGCACAGCTGGCAG TTTCTCCAAGCCAGTTGTGCCACTGGACCCTGTGGAGTACAATCCTTCGAAGAGCAGCTACCACCCCATCCAGGACGCCTGCTGGGGGCATGGTCAGAG GGTCCCCTACCTGGCTGTGGCTCGGACCTTTGAGCGGATCGAGGAGGTGTCTGCCCG gCTGAAGAACATTGAGACCCTGAGCAACCTCTTCCGCTCGGTGATCGCCCTGTCGCCATCCGACATTCTGCCCTGCATCTACCTCTGTCTGAACCGCCTGGGCCCTGCCTAcaaggggctggagctgggcatTGGCGAGACCATCCTCATGAAGGCTGTCGCACAGGCAACGG GCCGCCAGCTGGATCAGATCAAAGCCGAGGCCCAGGAGAAGGGGGATCTGGGCTTGGTAGCAGAGAGCAGCCGCAGCAACCAGCGCACCATGTTTACGCCGCCCAAGCTGAGTGCTGCTGGGGTTTTCAGCAAGCTACAGGAGATTGCCAGGATGACAGGCAGTGCT TCCATGAACAAGAAAATCGACATCATCAAAGGGCTGTTTGTGGCCTGCCGGCACTCGGAAGCTCGCTACATCACTCG GTCCCTGGGCGGGAAGCTTCGGATTGGGCTGGCAGAGCAGTCAGCGCTGTCAGCCATTGCCCATGCCGTGTCTCTTACTCCCCCGGGACAAG GGTTTCCCCCTGAGGTACTGGATGCTGGCCAGGGCAAATCTGCAGAGGCACGCAAAGCCTGGCTGGAGGAGCAGACCCAGATCCTCAAGCAGACCTTCTG TGAGTTGCCTAGCTATGACATCATAGTGCCCATCCTGCTGGAGCATGGAGTGGAGAGCCTGCCACAGCACTGCAAGATCACCCCAG GGATCCCGCTGAAGCCCATGctggcccagcccaccaaggGCATTGGGGAGGTGCTGAAGCGCTTTGAGGAGGCTGCCTTCACCTGCGAGTACAAGTATGACGGGGAGCGAGCCCAG atCCACATCCTGGAGAATGGGGATGTGCACATCTACAGCCGCAACCAGGAGGACAACACCTCCAAATACCCTGACATCATCAGCCGCATCCCCAAG GTGAAGAAGGGCAGTGTGCGGTCTTGTATCCTGGATGCTGAGGCCGTTGCCTGGGACCCTGAGAAGAGGCAGATTCAACCCTTCCAGGTCCTGACCACGCGGAAGCGCAAG GATGTGGAAGCTGCTGAGATCAAAGTGCAGGTGTGTCTGTATGCCTTCGACATTCTGTACCTCAATGGGGAG TCCCTAGTGAAGGAGCCATTCTCCAGGCGCCGTCTGCTGCTGCACAATTCTTTTGTGGAGACGGAGGGGGAGTTCCTGTTTGCCACCTCCATGGACGCCTCCAGCCTGGACGAGATCTCTGAATTTCTTGACCAGTCCATCAAAG ACTCCTGCGAGGGCCTCATGGTCAAGTCCCTGGAGGTGGACGCCACGTACGAGATCGCCAAGAGATCCCACAAGTGGCTGAAG CTGAAGAAGGATTACCTGGAAGGTGTTGGTGACACTCTGGACTTGGTGGTGATTGGTGCCTACCTGGGCAAGGGCAAGCGAGTAGGCATGTATGGCGGCTTCCTGCTGGCCTGCTATGATGAGGAGAGTGAGGAGTACCAGAGCATCTGCAAG ATTGGGACTGGCTTCACAGAGGAGATCCTGGAGAAGCATTACAGCTTCCTGAAG GACCATGTGCTAGAGAAGCCACGGCCCTATTACCGCTGGGATAGCAGCACTGAGCCCAACCACTGGCTGGCAGCTGTGCAGGTGTGGGAAGTGAAGTGCGCTGACCTGTCCATCTCGCCTGTGCACAAGGCAGCTATAGGTCTG GTGGATGAGGAGAAGGGCATCTCCCTGCGCTTTCCCCGGTTCCTGCGTGTGCGTGATGACAAGAAGCCTGAAGAAGCCACAACCAGTTCCCAG GTGGCTGAGCTctacaagcagcagcagcagattcagAACCAGCAGCCTGCAGAGAAGGTTGAAGAGGAGGATTTCTACTAG
- the LIG1 gene encoding DNA ligase 1 isoform X2, with protein sequence MMQRPITSFFQPMKAVKEEEKIRLPAEEDSANQVLEAAVMQRNGLSLCVDSPVKSAAKRPLRRVLESDSDEEEAVLTAQAEVDPIQEKNSEKASSKEEPMQTPQSDLSADSPSPSSSHSAGDSPALSDSPAVGRAGIPRRRTGPGDEVGRGAKEEVAMEMQEVKGQHSEIELAEVNGTLEEGAVNKGEEDYAKGGAREKPVPPKPSRAISSFFAPKKVPVARAGKADELAAVEIPPAPTGSATASSNGSDGTAGSFSKPVVPLDPVEYNPSKSSYHPIQDACWGHGQRVPYLAVARTFERIEEVSARLKNIETLSNLFRSVIALSPSDILPCIYLCLNRLGPAYKGLELGIGETILMKAVAQATGRQLDQIKAEAQEKGDLGLVAESSRSNQRTMFTPPKLSAAGVFSKLQEIARMTGSASMNKKIDIIKGLFVACRHSEARYITRSLGGKLRIGLAEQSALSAIAHAVSLTPPGQGFPPEVLDAGQGKSAEARKAWLEEQTQILKQTFCELPSYDIIVPILLEHGVESLPQHCKITPGIPLKPMLAQPTKGIGEVLKRFEEAAFTCEYKYDGERAQIHILENGDVHIYSRNQEDNTSKYPDIISRIPKVKKGSVRSCILDAEAVAWDPEKRQIQPFQVLTTRKRKDVEAAEIKVQVCLYAFDILYLNGESLVKEPFSRRRLLLHNSFVETEGEFLFATSMDASSLDEISEFLDQSIKDSCEGLMVKSLEVDATYEIAKRSHKWLKLKKDYLEGVGDTLDLVVIGAYLGKGKRVGMYGGFLLACYDEESEEYQSICKIGTGFTEEILEKHYSFLKDHVLEKPRPYYRWDSSTEPNHWLAAVQVWEVKCADLSISPVHKAAIGLVDEEKGISLRFPRFLRVRDDKKPEEATTSSQVAELYKQQQQIQNQQPAEKVEEEDFY encoded by the exons ATGATGCAGCGCCCCATCAC GTCATTTTTCCAGCCCATGAAGGcagtgaaggaggaggagaagatcaGACTGCCTGCAGAAGAGGACTCAGCCAACCA GGTGTTGGAGGCGGCTGTGATGCAGAGAAATGGCCTAAGCCTCTGTGTGGACTCCCCAGTGAAATCCGCTGCCAAGAGGCCCCTGCGCCGAGTCTTGGAGAGCGACAGTGACGAGGAGGAGGCTGTGCTGACAGCCCAAGCAGAGGTGGATCCCATACAGGAAAAAAACTCGGAGAAAGCCAGCAGCAAGGAG GAGCCTATGCAAACTCCTCAGTCTGATCTCTCTGCGGATAGCCCCTCGCCAAGCAGCAGTCACTCTGCTGGAGACAGCCCGGCCCTTTCTGACTCCCCTGCCGTCGGCCGTGCTGGCATCCCCAGACGCAGGACGG GCCCAGGAGATGAGGTAGGCAGGGGAGCAAAGGAAGAAGTAGCCATGGAAATGCAAGAGGTGAAAGGTCAGCATTCGGAGATAGAACTGGCTGAAGTTAATGGCACTTTGGAGGAGGGGGCTGTGAACAAGGGAGAAGAGGACTATGCTAAAGGGGGAGCCCGGGAGAAGCCTGTGCCACCCAAGCCCAGCAGAGCCATCTCCAGCTTCTTTG CCCCCAAGAAGGTGCCAGTGgcaagggcagggaaagcagatgAACTTGCAGCAGTGGAGATACCACCTGCCCCAACTGGCTCAGCCACTGCGAGCAGCAATGGGAGTGATGGCACAGCTGGCAG TTTCTCCAAGCCAGTTGTGCCACTGGACCCTGTGGAGTACAATCCTTCGAAGAGCAGCTACCACCCCATCCAGGACGCCTGCTGGGGGCATGGTCAGAG GGTCCCCTACCTGGCTGTGGCTCGGACCTTTGAGCGGATCGAGGAGGTGTCTGCCCG gCTGAAGAACATTGAGACCCTGAGCAACCTCTTCCGCTCGGTGATCGCCCTGTCGCCATCCGACATTCTGCCCTGCATCTACCTCTGTCTGAACCGCCTGGGCCCTGCCTAcaaggggctggagctgggcatTGGCGAGACCATCCTCATGAAGGCTGTCGCACAGGCAACGG GCCGCCAGCTGGATCAGATCAAAGCCGAGGCCCAGGAGAAGGGGGATCTGGGCTTGGTAGCAGAGAGCAGCCGCAGCAACCAGCGCACCATGTTTACGCCGCCCAAGCTGAGTGCTGCTGGGGTTTTCAGCAAGCTACAGGAGATTGCCAGGATGACAGGCAGTGCT TCCATGAACAAGAAAATCGACATCATCAAAGGGCTGTTTGTGGCCTGCCGGCACTCGGAAGCTCGCTACATCACTCG GTCCCTGGGCGGGAAGCTTCGGATTGGGCTGGCAGAGCAGTCAGCGCTGTCAGCCATTGCCCATGCCGTGTCTCTTACTCCCCCGGGACAAG GGTTTCCCCCTGAGGTACTGGATGCTGGCCAGGGCAAATCTGCAGAGGCACGCAAAGCCTGGCTGGAGGAGCAGACCCAGATCCTCAAGCAGACCTTCTG TGAGTTGCCTAGCTATGACATCATAGTGCCCATCCTGCTGGAGCATGGAGTGGAGAGCCTGCCACAGCACTGCAAGATCACCCCAG GGATCCCGCTGAAGCCCATGctggcccagcccaccaaggGCATTGGGGAGGTGCTGAAGCGCTTTGAGGAGGCTGCCTTCACCTGCGAGTACAAGTATGACGGGGAGCGAGCCCAG atCCACATCCTGGAGAATGGGGATGTGCACATCTACAGCCGCAACCAGGAGGACAACACCTCCAAATACCCTGACATCATCAGCCGCATCCCCAAG GTGAAGAAGGGCAGTGTGCGGTCTTGTATCCTGGATGCTGAGGCCGTTGCCTGGGACCCTGAGAAGAGGCAGATTCAACCCTTCCAGGTCCTGACCACGCGGAAGCGCAAG GATGTGGAAGCTGCTGAGATCAAAGTGCAGGTGTGTCTGTATGCCTTCGACATTCTGTACCTCAATGGGGAG TCCCTAGTGAAGGAGCCATTCTCCAGGCGCCGTCTGCTGCTGCACAATTCTTTTGTGGAGACGGAGGGGGAGTTCCTGTTTGCCACCTCCATGGACGCCTCCAGCCTGGACGAGATCTCTGAATTTCTTGACCAGTCCATCAAAG ACTCCTGCGAGGGCCTCATGGTCAAGTCCCTGGAGGTGGACGCCACGTACGAGATCGCCAAGAGATCCCACAAGTGGCTGAAG CTGAAGAAGGATTACCTGGAAGGTGTTGGTGACACTCTGGACTTGGTGGTGATTGGTGCCTACCTGGGCAAGGGCAAGCGAGTAGGCATGTATGGCGGCTTCCTGCTGGCCTGCTATGATGAGGAGAGTGAGGAGTACCAGAGCATCTGCAAG ATTGGGACTGGCTTCACAGAGGAGATCCTGGAGAAGCATTACAGCTTCCTGAAG GACCATGTGCTAGAGAAGCCACGGCCCTATTACCGCTGGGATAGCAGCACTGAGCCCAACCACTGGCTGGCAGCTGTGCAGGTGTGGGAAGTGAAGTGCGCTGACCTGTCCATCTCGCCTGTGCACAAGGCAGCTATAGGTCTG GTGGATGAGGAGAAGGGCATCTCCCTGCGCTTTCCCCGGTTCCTGCGTGTGCGTGATGACAAGAAGCCTGAAGAAGCCACAACCAGTTCCCAG GTGGCTGAGCTctacaagcagcagcagcagattcagAACCAGCAGCCTGCAGAGAAGGTTGAAGAGGAGGATTTCTACTAG
- the LIG1 gene encoding DNA ligase 1 isoform X3, producing MEMQEVKGQHSEIELAEVNGTLEEGAVNKGEEDYAKGGAREKPVPPKPSRAISSFFAPKKVPVARAGKADELAAVEIPPAPTGSATASSNGSDGTAGSFSKPVVPLDPVEYNPSKSSYHPIQDACWGHGQRVPYLAVARTFERIEEVSARLKNIETLSNLFRSVIALSPSDILPCIYLCLNRLGPAYKGLELGIGETILMKAVAQATGRQLDQIKAEAQEKGDLGLVAESSRSNQRTMFTPPKLSAAGVFSKLQEIARMTGSASMNKKIDIIKGLFVACRHSEARYITRSLGGKLRIGLAEQSALSAIAHAVSLTPPGQGFPPEVLDAGQGKSAEARKAWLEEQTQILKQTFCELPSYDIIVPILLEHGVESLPQHCKITPGIPLKPMLAQPTKGIGEVLKRFEEAAFTCEYKYDGERAQIHILENGDVHIYSRNQEDNTSKYPDIISRIPKVKKGSVRSCILDAEAVAWDPEKRQIQPFQVLTTRKRKDVEAAEIKVQVCLYAFDILYLNGESLVKEPFSRRRLLLHNSFVETEGEFLFATSMDASSLDEISEFLDQSIKDSCEGLMVKSLEVDATYEIAKRSHKWLKLKKDYLEGVGDTLDLVVIGAYLGKGKRVGMYGGFLLACYDEESEEYQSICKIGTGFTEEILEKHYSFLKDHVLEKPRPYYRWDSSTEPNHWLAAVQVWEVKCADLSISPVHKAAIGLVDEEKGISLRFPRFLRVRDDKKPEEATTSSQVAELYKQQQQIQNQQPAEKVEEEDFY from the exons ATGGAAATGCAAGAGGTGAAAGGTCAGCATTCGGAGATAGAACTGGCTGAAGTTAATGGCACTTTGGAGGAGGGGGCTGTGAACAAGGGAGAAGAGGACTATGCTAAAGGGGGAGCCCGGGAGAAGCCTGTGCCACCCAAGCCCAGCAGAGCCATCTCCAGCTTCTTTG CCCCCAAGAAGGTGCCAGTGgcaagggcagggaaagcagatgAACTTGCAGCAGTGGAGATACCACCTGCCCCAACTGGCTCAGCCACTGCGAGCAGCAATGGGAGTGATGGCACAGCTGGCAG TTTCTCCAAGCCAGTTGTGCCACTGGACCCTGTGGAGTACAATCCTTCGAAGAGCAGCTACCACCCCATCCAGGACGCCTGCTGGGGGCATGGTCAGAG GGTCCCCTACCTGGCTGTGGCTCGGACCTTTGAGCGGATCGAGGAGGTGTCTGCCCG gCTGAAGAACATTGAGACCCTGAGCAACCTCTTCCGCTCGGTGATCGCCCTGTCGCCATCCGACATTCTGCCCTGCATCTACCTCTGTCTGAACCGCCTGGGCCCTGCCTAcaaggggctggagctgggcatTGGCGAGACCATCCTCATGAAGGCTGTCGCACAGGCAACGG GCCGCCAGCTGGATCAGATCAAAGCCGAGGCCCAGGAGAAGGGGGATCTGGGCTTGGTAGCAGAGAGCAGCCGCAGCAACCAGCGCACCATGTTTACGCCGCCCAAGCTGAGTGCTGCTGGGGTTTTCAGCAAGCTACAGGAGATTGCCAGGATGACAGGCAGTGCT TCCATGAACAAGAAAATCGACATCATCAAAGGGCTGTTTGTGGCCTGCCGGCACTCGGAAGCTCGCTACATCACTCG GTCCCTGGGCGGGAAGCTTCGGATTGGGCTGGCAGAGCAGTCAGCGCTGTCAGCCATTGCCCATGCCGTGTCTCTTACTCCCCCGGGACAAG GGTTTCCCCCTGAGGTACTGGATGCTGGCCAGGGCAAATCTGCAGAGGCACGCAAAGCCTGGCTGGAGGAGCAGACCCAGATCCTCAAGCAGACCTTCTG TGAGTTGCCTAGCTATGACATCATAGTGCCCATCCTGCTGGAGCATGGAGTGGAGAGCCTGCCACAGCACTGCAAGATCACCCCAG GGATCCCGCTGAAGCCCATGctggcccagcccaccaaggGCATTGGGGAGGTGCTGAAGCGCTTTGAGGAGGCTGCCTTCACCTGCGAGTACAAGTATGACGGGGAGCGAGCCCAG atCCACATCCTGGAGAATGGGGATGTGCACATCTACAGCCGCAACCAGGAGGACAACACCTCCAAATACCCTGACATCATCAGCCGCATCCCCAAG GTGAAGAAGGGCAGTGTGCGGTCTTGTATCCTGGATGCTGAGGCCGTTGCCTGGGACCCTGAGAAGAGGCAGATTCAACCCTTCCAGGTCCTGACCACGCGGAAGCGCAAG GATGTGGAAGCTGCTGAGATCAAAGTGCAGGTGTGTCTGTATGCCTTCGACATTCTGTACCTCAATGGGGAG TCCCTAGTGAAGGAGCCATTCTCCAGGCGCCGTCTGCTGCTGCACAATTCTTTTGTGGAGACGGAGGGGGAGTTCCTGTTTGCCACCTCCATGGACGCCTCCAGCCTGGACGAGATCTCTGAATTTCTTGACCAGTCCATCAAAG ACTCCTGCGAGGGCCTCATGGTCAAGTCCCTGGAGGTGGACGCCACGTACGAGATCGCCAAGAGATCCCACAAGTGGCTGAAG CTGAAGAAGGATTACCTGGAAGGTGTTGGTGACACTCTGGACTTGGTGGTGATTGGTGCCTACCTGGGCAAGGGCAAGCGAGTAGGCATGTATGGCGGCTTCCTGCTGGCCTGCTATGATGAGGAGAGTGAGGAGTACCAGAGCATCTGCAAG ATTGGGACTGGCTTCACAGAGGAGATCCTGGAGAAGCATTACAGCTTCCTGAAG GACCATGTGCTAGAGAAGCCACGGCCCTATTACCGCTGGGATAGCAGCACTGAGCCCAACCACTGGCTGGCAGCTGTGCAGGTGTGGGAAGTGAAGTGCGCTGACCTGTCCATCTCGCCTGTGCACAAGGCAGCTATAGGTCTG GTGGATGAGGAGAAGGGCATCTCCCTGCGCTTTCCCCGGTTCCTGCGTGTGCGTGATGACAAGAAGCCTGAAGAAGCCACAACCAGTTCCCAG GTGGCTGAGCTctacaagcagcagcagcagattcagAACCAGCAGCCTGCAGAGAAGGTTGAAGAGGAGGATTTCTACTAG
- the ATF5 gene encoding cyclic AMP-dependent transcription factor ATF-5: MSMLAALTLDLEKTPPPASALSWRAEFLKIPGHYEPMPGATDGRCAHGTEAMMLAGDGFSDWMTERVDFSSLLMESGDPSLPSPPLPDLEAMASLLKKELEQMEDYFLEESLSPGLGLDQVAPSTPPSHQPAFHFPFGDGSGPVGSFPPFSSDNPMPLQTLDSGCLELLSLYGARVPGECPGQGLQEECASSPAAKCSRPSPLEQPAAPCGPALPQQKGDRKQKKRDQNKTAALRYRQRKRAEYEALDDECQGLEARNRELKEKADSIEREIQYVKDLLIEVYKARSQRLRAS, translated from the exons ATGTCAATGCTGGCAGCGCTGACCCTGGACCTGGAGAAGACTCCACCCCCAGCTAGTGCCCTCTCCTGGAGGGCTGAGTTCCTCAAGATCCCTGGCCACTATGAGCCCATGCCAGGGGCCACGGATGGGCGCTGTGCCCACGGCACAGAGGCAATGATGCTGGCAG GCGATGGCTTCTCAGACTGGATGACGGAGAGGGTGGACTTCTCCTCTCTCCTGATGGAGTCGGGGGACCCATCGCTGCCCTCACCCCCACTGCCCGACCTGGAGGCCATGGCCTCCCTCCTGAAGAAAGAGCTGGAGCAGATGGAGGACTACTTCCTGGAGGAGTCACTGTCCCCTGGGCTGGGCCTGGACCAGGTAGCCCCGAGCACACCACCTTCGCACCAGCCTGCCTTCCACTTCCCCTTCGGGGATGGGAGCGGGCCAGTAGGGTCCTTCCCACCCTTCAGCTCTGATAACCCCATGCCACTGCAGACCCTGGATTCGGGCTGCCTGGAGCTCCTCAGCCTATATGGGGCAAGGGTGCCTGGGGAGTGCCCTGGCCAGGGCCTGCAGGAGGAGTGTGCCAGTAGCCCAGCAGCCAAGTGCAGCAGGCCAAGCCCCTTGGAGCAGCCAGCAGCCCCCtgtgggccagccctgccccagcaaaAGGGGGACCGTAAGCAAAAGAAGCGGGACCAGAACAAGACAGCAGCACTGCGGTACCGCCAACGGAAGCGGGCTGAGTATGAGGCACTGGATGATGAGTGCCAGGGTTTAGAGGCCAGGAACCGTGAGCTCAAGGAGAAGGCAGACTCCATTGAACGAGAGATCCAGTATGTCAAGGACCTGCTCATTGAGGTCTACAAGGCCCGGAGCCAGAGGCTCCGGGCCAGCTAG